Proteins co-encoded in one Populus trichocarpa isolate Nisqually-1 chromosome 10, P.trichocarpa_v4.1, whole genome shotgun sequence genomic window:
- the LOC7475387 gene encoding chromatin structure-remodeling complex protein SYD isoform X13 yields MASSQSSQNVELEAAKFLHKLIQDSKDEPAKLATKLYVILQHMKSSGKEHSMPYQVISRAMETVINQHGLDIEALRSSRLPLTGGTQMGDSSTAQYGGSSQAVGVGKDSKAGLAENEISKVDPSASSRPPAGPSSAGHDYYQGSGTQRSSQSFDHESPSSLETRSANSQSQERGANQKDGKKAVAKRKRGDSSLHLEMHVENPQQLDPRNTIVNPRKGKMNKVDSPGSYAVRGGENTSFNKVPSSGQLEVSSSYVSAGQQQGGSLSSAHESLTSRCMWNQNKAGLPLERSQVPRFSSNAVSGNATAEIPLQQSAISSLGSSAFSKVHGGMPATSYPAGPMGEPGFAGLVQYGGSEHQKHGLAKGAVASSAEKTSEGFFSANRVDDFPTSLSTGKILENDGGSSNMFAESNKIIQGGRQSSNSELTMIRSTPPRDVGKSPVSQGSVSPGMPFNEQQLRQLRAQCLVFLAFRNVLPPKKLHLDIALGNVVPKDGGTLDGPRKELTDHKGKAQSSNEPTNIPELLMPCGRLNNAKEFDKVLPGLGGRFLDENCASKEADKLKMMEDKSGLPSDPSMLADERKYLYSTRKLDAEIQRQEAVESQAVFTTAMQQPDSARGGLPLSNPVDSMGNAFLQVGKTDHASSATFINKQAIPEAVSWTRIGSQSLPSGSIQLGLVPDRKDNAPSQFHILGNSNASEQDDDDKSAASTDSPPSPKYTMLEKWIMDQQRKKLLTEQGWVLKQQKTKQRIATCFDKLKETVSSSEDISAKTKIVIELKKLQLLELQRRLRSNFLNDFFKPITNDMDRLKSYKKHKHGRRIKQLERYEQKMKEERQKRIRERQKEFFAEIEVHKERLEDVFKIKRERWKGFNKYVKEFHKRKERTHREKIDRIQREKINLLKINDVEGYLRMVQDAKSDRVKQLLKETEKYLQKLGSKLQEAKSMASRFENDMDESRHAAVVEKNETSVENEDESDQAKHYMESNEKYYLMAHSVKESIAEQPTCLLGGKLREYQMNGLRWLVSLYNNHLNGILADEMGLGKTVQVISLICYLMETKNDRGPFLVVVPSSVLPGWETEINFWAPGIHKIVYSGPPEERRRLFKEKIVHQKFNVLLTTYEYLMNKHDRPKLSKIHWRYIIIDEGHRIKNASCKLNADLRHYQSSHRLLLTGTPLQNNLEELWALLNFLLPNIFNSAEDFSQWFNKPFESNGDNSADEALLSEEENLLIINRLHQVLRPFVLRRLKHKVENQLPEKIERLVRCEASAYQKLLMKRVEENLGSIGNSKARTVHNSVMELRNICNHPYLSQLHADEVDTLIPKHFLPPIIRLCGKLEMLDRLLPKLKATDHRVLFFSTMTRLLDVMEEYLTWKQYRYLRLDGHTSGGDRGSLIDRFNQQDSPYFIFLLSIRAGGVGVNLQAADTVIIFDTDWNPQVDLQAQARAHRIGQKRDVLVLRFETVQTVEEQVRASAEHKLGVANQSITAGFFDNNTSAEDRREYLESLLRECKKEEAAPVLDDDALNDLLARSESEIDVFESVDKQRRHQEMATWKSLLSGQGMDALEPLPPLPSRLVTDDDLKALYEAMKLYDMPKAGAESNAGAKRKGQHVGGLDAKHYGRGKRAREVRSYEEQWTEEEFEKMCQAESPDSPKVKEETGERNLPKEASGSLLAIGCTEPQAPPQLPPLPPPVEPLLLQQSKEVTPPSKRGRGRPRRATSDKSPAAMVLSVPPETGKVDVELQKGIESGSSKTSPLDSSPVPNLEGNSGATPHLGSRIAPSAQPTTPVSVALSSQITTAPLSVPLQSRGRGRKVQGAVQTPRRRGKNQVAVSPTTSSSAVPDPNINDQSQNVSVNPSVIAMGGTVSSAPMPQHPTNFPAAAAAAVEGISAATHHSGPGTALDSQPNPPNPSISPTIQSIVPSSSVPMQVKGQNRKTQSGTETTRRKGKKEVPVSPSVPDASDSQLSKSNPTLSQDKSGESGSKAIFMVSNQQNDALDRDVNQEQVSQEVGQDKKATELLDDVAQHRQPASTLTTHDGITRSMACAGSSGQIHGVDMHDVASVTKEVSAVNSSSKAKVLEVSGSESGVILSTPQLSKRFAEVVQNQSSEDNPSPVVYPATESLLHSATVEGVCKTVHQLAPKITSSSQPISSYPSVTPVFQSNTPEAMQVKRQGHKAPTRGEAPRRRGKKQGSISPAVDATIGQDPIVNPQMQMQNKSRDSLGSKVISLRSAQGNELKELKNVVQEAHIPSGLVGQDPKRKEASGILAVGRIQTADVTDVARVMKEIFSETCSSKNKIGDSSTVEVRSAPVSSKMSVEVAKNQSSEGKALSAVSILEATLPVMGSSNDDSKQPGSGDGVKMEGDHTPALGKAPTSEINPSMLEIKTSHGPVEKMRELIRASTENPVMGSNMEVNHSVLDAGDRDNITSQRPAPEGLLGDGGDPPMVTLSVSDVTEHPRSDSGYRTQASKASPKFSPHVSLGNRTISIKPDYTDYFSLGTVTPVADHSDSRNILSVADSVSRSSNKPSVKESLDSSLEIRDDEAKTHIQSGVDITKVEGEEVCKMQIDPAVSEASSLKYLSSSNKIEPNSSAAGASHRKDAFSQFGGIVLQNISPLRGNTYGPCENDLVGSSVAVEEPHKTEAGNKAEYSQVGAFVPKDLSENMVLPSSPLAREEEKDSRPFEQGLAGSSIEPETSKGFEAQMASKMDVSNANVIIPEIRPEHMVLPQSFLEAEENINGILENDAACCLVVPEGAKGSEVENDDQMGAQKVSDSVQEIVDPLPSSLVIEEDQVEGSSEKGALCFSVIVQNSGGSEAEAGKQLDASHAETLVRENVSENMVSPRSSLVSEAPVVEGSSEQDIFGFSVVLETSKGSATNNEVQVNPSQVDGVVPETKTGIWMQESEIARSSEKHQDDSSVAKQSKPSAIEEGSQMIVSEVGGIVHETSLENSCVPSVSETKAENANCLYEKSSHCVLLALEEAKQSETESSNQLAVSDFPMTGPENSLENICQSSCSLTMEADKIEGSSKKSSCDISVAMEESKKFEKENDESHVGSKECEESQVVGTSFEHTQVGSIGPEETSGNTDKSSYSSEMQEGKIEGSSQNIPEESNRLEAETDDQTQFGGMTLAKMSEKIEGSSLNVPEESNRLEAETDDRTQFGGMALAKMSEKIEGSSLNVPEESNRSEAEIDDQAQCGGMAVANMPEKIEGLSSSGMQEDKIEGSSLNFPESNRLEAETDDQTQFCGMALAKMSEKIEGSCLNVSEESKRSEAETNDQAQCGGMAQANMPEKIEDVSFSGMQEDKIEGSSQNVPESNRSEAETDNQTQFGGMALAKMLEKIEGSSLNVQEESNRSEAETNDQAQCGGMALANMPEKIEDLSSSGMQEDKIKGSSLNVPEESKRQEAETVTDDETQCDGMAPANMLPSSSLLEEKTDVLSEKDPAE; encoded by the exons ATTTTGCAACACATGAAATCAAGCGGGAAGGAACATTCCATGCCGTATCAAGTAATATCAAG GGCCATGGAGACTGTCATCAATCAGCATGGTCTTGATATTGAAGCTTTGAGGTCATCACGCCTTCCTTTGACCGGTGGAACTCAAATGGGGGATTCTTCGACTGCACAATATGGAG GATCTTCACAGGCAGTTGGAGTTGGGAAAGACTCTAAAGCTGGATTGGCTGAAAATGAGATATCCAAAGTTGATCCTTCTGCTTCCAGTAGGCCCCCTGCTGGCCCAAGTAGTGCAGGCCATGATTATTATCAAGGATCTGGAACTCAAAGGAGCAGCCAGTCATTTGATCATGAAAGTCCTTCTAGTTTGGAAACTAGGTCTGCCAATTCACAATCCCAAGAAAGAGGAGCGAATCAGAAGGATGGTAAAAAGGCTGTTGCTAAGAGGAAGAGGGGTGATTCATCTTTACACTTGGAAATGCATGTTGAGAATCCCCAACAACTTGATCCTCGCAATACCATAGTTAATCCAAGGAAGGGGAAAATGAACAAGGTTGACTCACCAGGGAGTTATGCAGTTAGAGGTGGTGAAAATACCAGCTTTAATAAGGTTCCTAGTAGTGGTCAGCTGGAAGTTTCATCTTCTTATGTGTCTGCAGGACAACAGCAAGGGGGTTCTCTTTCATCTGCACATGAAAGTCTCACTTCCAGGTGTATGTGGAATCAAAATAAAGCAGGGTTACCCCTTGAAAGATCTCAAGTTCCAAGGTTCTCTTCGAATGCTGTTTCTGGTAATGCAACAGCAGAAATTCCATTGCAGCAGTCAGCAATTTCATCTCTTGGATCAA GTGCTTTTAGCAAGGTTCATGGAGGGATGCCTGCCACTTCATATCCAGCAGGGCCCATGGGGGAGCCAGGGTTTGCAGGTCTAGTGCAATATGGTGGTTCTGAACATCAGAAACATGGATTGGCAAAGGGTGCTGTAGCTAGTTCTGCTGAGAAAACCTCAGAAGGATTTTTTTCTGCTAACCGTGTGGATGACTTTCCCACTTCACTTTCAACTGGAAAGATTTTAGAAAATGATGGAGGAAGTTCAAACATGTTTGCAGAGTCAAATAAAATTATCCAG GGTGGCAGGCAATCTAGTAATTCAGAATTGACAATGATTAGATCAACACCTCCTAGAGATGTTGGAAAATCTCCTGTTTCCCAGGGTTCTGTCTCTCCTGGCATGCCTTTCAATGAACAACAGCTGAGACAGCTCAGAGCTCAGTGCCTTGTCTTTTTAGCATTCAG AAATGTTTTGCCGCCAAAGAAACTTCATCTGGATATAGCACTTGGAAATGTTGTTCCTAAAGATG GTGGCACTTTGGATGGTCCTCGCAAAGAGCTGACTGATCATAAAGGAAAGGCACAATCTTCTAATGAGCCAACCAATATTCCTGAACTTTTAATGCCATGTGGAAGGCTGAATAATGCAAAGGAATTTGATAAAGTGCTTCCCGGTTTGGGGGGAAGATTCTTGGATGAAAACTGTGCATCCAAAGAAGCTGATAAACTTAAAATGATGGAGGACAAAAGTGGTCTACCTTCTGACCCCTCGATGCTTGCAGATGAAAGGAAATATCTGTACTCCACAAGGAAACTGGATGCTGAAATACAAAGGCAGGAAGCAGTGGAATCGCAGGCAGTTTTCACCACTGCAATGCAGCAGCCTGATTCAGCAAGGGGTGGTTTACCCTTGAGTAACCCTGTGGACAGCATGGGGAATGCCTTTCTTCAAGTTGGAAAAACTGACCATGCTTCTTCTGCAACATTCATAAATAAGCAGGCAATCCCTGAGGCAGTTAGCTGGACTAGAATTGGCAGTCAATCCCTACCATCCGGCTCCATTCAGCTCGGATTGGTTCCAGACAGAAAAGATAATGCTCCTAGTCAGTTTCACATTCTTGGCAATAGTAATGCTTCAG AacaagatgatgatgataagtCAGCCGCTTCTACTGATTCACCACCTTCTCCAAAGTACACCATGTTAGAGAAATGGATTATGGATCAGCAGAGGAAGAAACTTTTAACCGAGCAAGGTTGGGTTCTAAAACagcagaaaacaaaacaaagaattgCCACTTGTTTTGACAAGTTAAAG GAAACTGTTAGCTCGTCTGAAGACATATCTGCAAAAACCAAAATTgtaatagaattgaaaaagcttCAGCTCTTGGAGCTTCAACGCCGTCTAAGGAG TAATtttctcaatgatttttttaagccCATCACAAATGACATGGATCGTTTGAAATCATATAAGAAACATAAGCATGGCAGGAGGATCAAACAACTTGAAAGGTATGAGCAGAAAATGAAGGAAGAACGACAAAAGAGGATACGTGAGAGGCAGAAGGAGTTCTTTGCTGAGATAGAAGTTCACAA GGAAAGACTGGAAGATGTGTTTAAGATTAAGAGAGAACGCtggaaaggtttcaataaataTGTCAAAGAGTTCCATAAAAGGAAGGAGCGTACCCATCGGGAGAAGATTGACAGAATCCAGCGTGAGaagattaatttattgaaaatcaatGATGTTGAGGGGTATCTGCGAATGGTGCAG GATGCAAAATCAGACCGTGTTAAGCAACTGCTGAAAGAGACGGAGAAGTATCTTCAAAAGCTGGGATCCAAGCTACAGGAAGCTAAGTCTATGGCAAGCCGATTTGAGAATGATATGGATGAGTCACGGCATGCTGCTGTTGTTGAGAAGAATGAAACTTCTGTTGAGAATGAAGATGAAAGTGACCAGGCCAAG CATTACATGGAAAGCAATGAGAAGTACTATTTGATGGCTCATAG TGTAAAAGAAAGCATTGCAGAACAGCCAACATGTCTCCTGGGCGGAAAATTAAGGGA GTATCAGATGAATGGACTAAGGTGGTTGGTTTCACTATACAACAATCATTTGAATGGCATTCTTGCTGATGAAATGGGTCTTGGGAAAACTGTTCAg GTTATTTCTCTAATTTGCTACCTGAtggaaacaaaaaatgataGAGGGCCTTTCTTGGTGGTTGTACCTTCTTCAGTTTTACCTGGCTGGGAGACTGAAATCAATTTCTGGGCACCTGGAATCCACAAAATTGTCTATTCTGGGCCTCCGGAGGAGAGGCGCAGGCTATTTAA gGAAAAGATTGTGCATCAAAAATTCAATGTCCTTCTGACAACGTATGAATATCTGATGAACAAACACGATAGACCGAAACTGAGCAAGATACATTGGCgatatataataattgatgaaGGCCATCGCATAAAGAATGCTTCTTGCAAATTGAATGCTGACTTGAGGCATTATCAGAGTTCTCACAGGTTGTTATTAACTGGAACACCACTACAG AACAATCTTGAGGAATTGTGGGCACTACTCAACTTTTTGCTACCTAACATATTTAACTCAGCAGAGGATTTTTCTCAGTGGTTCAACAAACCATTTGAGAGTAATGGTGATAATTCAGCCGATGAA GCCTTACTTTCCGAGGAGGAAAATTTGTTGATCATAAACCGTCTCCACCAAGTTCTTCGACCATTTGTACTTCGGAGACTGAAACACAAG GTTGAGAATCAACTGCCTGAGAAGATTGAGAGACTTGTTCGGTGTGAGGCTTCTGCATATCAGAAGCTTCTTATGAAGAGAGTAGAAGAGAATCTTGGTTCAATTGGAAATTCAAAG GCTCGAACAGTGCACAACTCAGTTATGGAGCTTCGTAACATATGCAATCATCCATACCTTAGCCAGCTTCATGCGGATGAG GTTGATACTTTGATACCTAAGCATTTTCTGCCACCAATTATTAGACTTTGTGGAAAGCTTGAGATGCTAGATCGTTTGCTACCCAAATTGAAAGCAACAGACCATCGG gttcttttcttttccacaaTGACCAGGCTGCTTGATGTTATGGAGGAGTATCTCACTTGGAAACAGTATCGATACCTTCGCTTGGATGGTCATACCTCTGGAGGTGACCGTGGTTCACTCATTGACCGTTTTAACCAACAAGATTctccatattttattttcttgctcag CATTCGGGCTGGTGGTGTTGGAGTGAACCTTCAAGCTGCTGATACTGTGATCATATTTGATACTGATTGGAATCCTCAG GTTGATCTTCAAGCTCAAGCAAGGGCTCATAGGATTGGCCAGAAGAGGGATGTGCTTGTTCTTCGATTTGAAACA GTCCAAACTGTTGAAGAACAAGTCAGAGCTTCTGCTGAGCATAAACTGGGAGTTGCTAATCAGAGCATTACTGCTGGTTTCTTTGACAATAATACAAG TGCAGAAGATCGAAGGGAATACTTGGAGTCCCTTCTGCGTGAATGCAAGAAAGAGGAGGCTGCCCCTGTTTTAGATGATGATGCTCTAAATGATCTCTTAGCTCGCAG TGAATCAGAGATTGATGTATTTGAATCAGTTGACAAACAAAGGCGGCATCAAGAGATG GCAACATGGAAGAGTTTGTTATCGGGTCAAGGGATGGATGCTTTGGAACCTCTACCACCTTTGCCTTCACGCCTTGTAACAGATGATGACTTGAAAGCACTCTATGAAGCAATGAAGTTGTATGATATGCCAAAGGCTGGGGCAGAATCCAATGCAGGGGCGAAGCGTAAGGGGCAGCATGTTGGGGGCCTTGATGCTAAACATTATGGAAGGGGCAAACGAGCTAGAGAG GTACGCTCTTATGAAGAGCAATGGACAGAAGAGGAATTTGAGAAGATGTGTCAGGCTGAATCTCCAGACTCTCCTAAGGTGAAAGAAGAAACAGGAGAGAGGAACTTGCCAAAAGAGGCTAGTGGGTCTTTATTGGCTATTGGTTGCACAGAACCTCAAGCTCCACCACAACTGCCACCGCTGCCACCTCCTGTGGAGCCTCTCCTGCTGCAGCAGAGCAAAGAGGTAACTCCTCCATCAAAACGGGGGCGTGGAAGGCCGAGAAGAGCAACTTCAGATAAATCTCCAGCTGCGATGGTACTCTCAGTACCTCCTGAAACTGGCAAAGTGGATGTGGAGTTACAGAAGGGAATAGAGTCTGGCTCCTCAAAAACATCTCCTCTTGATTCTTCTCCTGTTCCTAATTTAGAAGGTAATAGTGGAGCCACACCTCATTTAGGATCAAGGATTGCTCCCAGTGCTCAGCCAACCACTCCAGTTTCTGTTGCACTTAGCTCACAAATCACTACTGCTCCCCTTTCTGTGCCATTGCAATCAAGAGGTCGAGGACGGAAGGTTCAAGGTGCAGTTCAAACACCACGGCGCAGAGGAAAGAATCAAGTGGCTGTTTCACCCACCACTTCAAGTTCTGCTGTTCCTGATCCAAATATAAATGATCAATCACAGAATGTATCTGTCAATCCATCAGTAATTGCCATGGGTGGAACTGTTTCTAGTGCTCCCATGCCACAACATCCTACTAATtttcctgctgctgctgctgctgctgtagaGGGTATTAGTGCAGCCACTCATCATTCTGGGCCTGGGACTGCTTTGGATTCTCAACCAAACCCTCCCAACCCTTCTATCTCCCCTACCATTCAATCCATAGTTCCTAGTTCTTCAGTTCCTATGCAAGTCAAAGGGCAAAACCGAAAGACTCAAAGTGGCACTGAAACAACTCGACgcaaaggaaagaaagaggTGCCAGTATCACCTTCTGTTCCAGATGCTTCAGACAGTCAGCTTTCAAAATCCAATCCAACGTTGTCACAGGATAAATCTGGGGAATCAGGAAGTAAAGCTATTTTCATGGTTAGTAACCAACAGAATGATGCTCTGGACAGAGATGTTAACCAGGAGCAAGTGTCCCAAGAAGTTGGCCAGGATAAAAAAGCAACTGAGCTTTTGGATGATGTAGCCCAGCATAGGCAACCAGCCAGCACTCTTACAACGCATGATGGTATTACCAGATCTATGG CTTGTGCAGGATCTTCTGGACAAATACATGGTGTTGATATGCATGATGTAGCTTCTGTGACAAAGGAGGTTTCAGCAGTGAATAGCTCTTCAAAAGCTAAAGTACTTGAAGTTTCTGGGAGTGAAAGTGGAGTTATCCTGTCTACACCTCAATTAAGTAAGCGCTTTGCAGAGGTGGTCCAGAATCAAAGCTCAGAGGATAACCCTTCCCCAGTGGTTTATCCTGCAACTGAGTCATTACTCCATTCTGCCACTGTAGAAGGTGTTTGCAAAACTGTGCATCAGCTTGCTCCAAAGATTACTTCCAGCTCTCAGCCAATTTCATCTTATCCTTCTGTTACTCCAGTATTTCAATCTAACACTCCTGAAGCCATGCAAGTTAAAAGGCAAGGTCATAAAGCTCCTACCAGAGGGGAAGCACCTAGACGAAGAGGTAAGAAACAGGGTTCAATTTCACCTGCTGTGGATGCTACAATTGGTCAGGATCCCATTGTAAATCCTCAAATGCAAATGCAAAATAAGTCCAGAGATTCATTAGGGAGCAAGGTCATATCCTTGAGGAGTGCTCAAGGAAATGAACTCAAGGAGTTGAAGAATGTTGTTCAG GAAGCACATATTCCCAGTGGTTTAGTTGGTCAagatccaaaaagaaaagaagctagTGGGATTCTGGCTGTTGGCCGAATTCAGACTGCTGACGTAACTGATGTTGCTCGTGTGATGAAGGAGATTTTTTCTGAGACTTgctcttcaaaaaataaaattggtgaCTCTTCTACAGTTGAAGTTAGAAGTGCCCCTGTTTCAAGTAAGATGTCTGTGGAGGTGGCAAAAAACCAAAGCTCAGAGGGTAAAGCACTATCCGCTGTGTCAATTTTAGAAGCTACACTTCCAGTCATGGGGAGTTCAAATGATGATTCTAAACAGCCTGGGTCTGGAGATGGTGTCAAGATGGAAGGGGATCATACTCCTGCTTTGGGTAAGGCTCCTACTTCTGAAATCAATCCCTCTATGCTTGAAATCAAGACCAGTCATGGCCCTGTTGAAAAAATGAGAGAGTTGATACGGGCTTCCACTGAAAACCCAGTCATGGGAAGTAATATGGAAGTCAATCATTCAGTTCTTGATGCTGGTGACAGGGACAATATTACTTCTCAGAGACCTGCTCCTGAAGGTCTTcttggtgatggtggtgatcCTCCCATGGTTACCCTATCTGTTTCAGATGTAACAGAACACCCTAGGAGTGACTCTGGATACAGAACGCAGGCTTCAAAAGCATCTCCTAAGTTTTCTCCACATGTTAGCCTTGGCAATCGTACAATTTCCATTAAACCTGATTATACTGATTATTTTTCCTTAGGGACTGTTACTCCTGTTGCAGATCATTCAGATTCAAGAAATATCCTAAGTGTAGCTGATAGTGTATCTAGAAGCAGTAATAAGCCTTCTGTGAAAGAGTCCCTAGATTCTTCTCTTGAAATCAGAGATGATGAAGCTAAAACTCATATTCAATCGGGGGTTGATATAACCAAGGTTGAGGGTGAGGAGGTCTGCAAAATGCAAATTGATCCTGCTGTATcagag GCCTCTTCTCTTAAATATCTGTCTTCTTCCAACAAGATAGAGCCAAACAGTTCTGCAGCTGGAGCCAGTCATCGAAAGGATGCTTTTTCTCAGTTTGGTGGGATTGTGCTGCAAAATATTTCTCCACTCAGAGGAAATACCTATGGCCCATGTGAGAATGATCTTGTTGGAAGCTCAGTAGCAGTGGAGGAACCACACAAAACTGAAGCAGGTAACAAAGCAGAATATTCTCAGGTTGGTGCGTTTGTGCCAAAAGATTTGTCAGAAAACATGGTTCTACCCTCGTCCCCACTGGCAAGGGAGGAAGAAAAGGACAGTAGACCATTTGAGCAGGGTTTAGCTGGCAGCTCAATAGAACCAGAAACATCAAAGGGGTTTGAGGCTCAAATGGCCAGTAAAATGGATGTATCTAATGCTAATGTTATCATTCCAGAAATTAGACCAGAACACATGGTTCTACCCCAATCTTTCTTGGAAGCAGAAGAAAACATCAATGGCATTTTGGAGAATGATGCGGCTTGCTGTTTGGTGGTGCCAGAGGGAGCAAAGGGATCTGAAGTTGAAAATGATGATCAGATGGGCGCGCAGAAGGTGTCTGATAGTGTACAAGAAATTGTGGATCCCTTACCATCTTCTCTTGTAATAGAGGAAGATCAGGTTGAGGGCTCATCCGAGAAGGGTGCGCTTTGTTTCTCTGTAATAGTTCAAAATTCAGGAGGGTCAGAAGCTGAAGCAGGCAAGCAACTAGATGCATCTCATGCTGAGACTTTGGTACGAGAAAATGTATCAGAGAACATGGTTTCGCCAAGATCTTCTTTGGTATCAGAGGCACCAGTGGTTGAGGGCTCTTCTGAGCAGGATATATTTGGCTTCTCAGTAGTACTAGAGACATCTAAAGGGTCTGCTACTAATAATGAGGTTCAAGTAAATCCATCTCAGGTAGATGGAGTTGTGCCTGAAACTAAAACGGGCATATGGATGCAGGAATCTGAGATTGCAAGATCATCTGAGAAGCACCAAGATGACAGCTCAGTAGCCAAGCAATCAAAACCATCTGCAATTGAAGAGGGCAGTCAAATGATAGTATCTGAGGTTGGTGGAATTGTGCATGAAACTTCTTTGGAAAACAGTTGTGTGCCATCTGTCTCAGAAACAAAGGCAGAAAACGCTAATTGCTTATATGAGAAAAGTTCTCATTGCGTCTTGCTTGCTCTAGAGGAAGCAAAACAGTCTGAAACTGAAAGTAGCAACCAACTGGCTGTATCTGATTTTCCTATGACCGGGCCTGAAAATTCTTTGGAGAACATATGCCAGTCTTCATGTTCTCTAACAATGGAGGCGGATAAGATTGAGGGCTCGTCTAAGAAGAGTTCTTGTGACATCTCAGTAGCAATGGAGGAAtcaaaaaagtttgaaaaagaaaacgatgAATCTCATGTTGGTAGCAAGGAATGTGAAGAAAGTCAAGTTGTTGGTACCAGTTTCGAACACACACAGGTTGGTAGCATTGGACCAGAAGAAACATCTGGAAACACAGACAAATCCTCATATTCCTCAGAAATGCAGGAAGGTAAGATTGAGGGCTCATCTCAGAATATCCCAGAGGAATCAAATAG GTTGGAAGCTGAAACAGATGATCAAACTCAATTTGGTGGGATGACTCTAGCTAAGATGTCAGAAAAGATTGAGGGCTCATCTCTGAATGTCCCAGAGGAATCAAATAG GTTGGAAGCTGAAACAGATGATCGAACTCAATTTGGTGGGATGGCTCTAGCTAAGATGTCAGAAAAGATTGAGGGCTCATCTCTGAATGTCCCAGAGGAATCAAATAGGTCGGAAGCTGAAATAGATGACCAAGCTCAATGTGGTGGGATGGCTGTAGCGAACATGCCAGAAAAGATAGAGGGCTTATCTTCCTCAGGGATGCAGGAAGACAAGATTGAGGGCTCTTCTCTGAATTTTCCAGAGTCAAATAGGTTGGAAGCTGAAACAGAtgatcaaactcaattttgtggGATGGCTCTAGCTAAGATGTCAGAAAAGATTGAGGGCTCATGTCTAAATGTCTCAGAGGAATCTAAGAGGTCGGAAGCTGAAACAAATGACCAAGCTCAATGTGGTGGGATGGCTCAAGCTAACATGCCAGAAAAGATAGAGGACGTATCTTTCTCAGGGATGCAGGAAGACAAGATTGAGGGCTCATCTCAGAATGTCCCAGAGTCAAATAGGTCAGAAGCTGAAACAgataatcaaactcaatttggtGGGATGGCTCTAGCTAAGATGTTAGAAAAGATTGAGGGCTCATCTCTGAATGTCCAAGAGGAATCAAATAGGTCGGAAGCTGAAACAAATGACCAAGCTCAATGTGGTGGGATGGCTCTAGCGAACATGCCAGAAAAGATAGAGGACTTGTCTTCCTCAGGGATGCAGGAAGACAAGATTAAAGGCTCTTCTCTAAATGTCCCAGAGGAATCAAAAAGGCAGGAAGCTGAAACTGTAACTGATGATGAAACTCAGTGTGATGGGATGGCTCCAGCGAACATGTTGCCTTCATCTTCTCTCTTGGAGGAAAAGACTGACGTCTTATCAGAGAAAGATCCAGCTGAATAA